Proteins co-encoded in one Methanosarcinales archaeon Met12 genomic window:
- a CDS encoding DNA-directed RNA polymerase subunit N produces the protein MIPVRCFTCGKVISNVWDMYKKRVEDRKEESGTNDIKVGDILDDLGIERYCCRRMLLTHVDIIDMLSPYQ, from the coding sequence ATGATCCCTGTTAGGTGTTTTACGTGTGGAAAAGTAATATCAAATGTGTGGGACATGTACAAGAAACGAGTAGAGGACAGAAAAGAGGAATCGGGAACAAATGATATCAAAGTGGGAGACATATTGGATGATCTGGGTATCGAAAGATATTGCTGTCGACGAATGTTGTTAACGCACGTGGATATAATAGACATGCTATCCCCATATCAATAG